In Desulfomonile tiedjei DSM 6799, a genomic segment contains:
- a CDS encoding DUF485 domain-containing protein — protein MAQQSQKAPEVAKTPKPEAWAAIARNPKFIELHRRKTVFLFGWWIFSTIYYFLLPIGAGSAPGFFSVKVIGNINIGYLFALSQFFVSWGIAMYYASWANKVSDRLTKELLDELNLK, from the coding sequence GTGGCGCAACAATCTCAGAAGGCCCCCGAAGTGGCCAAAACTCCGAAACCGGAAGCGTGGGCGGCTATTGCTAGAAACCCTAAATTTATAGAGCTGCATAGAAGAAAGACAGTTTTTCTCTTTGGATGGTGGATATTCTCAACCATTTACTACTTTCTCCTCCCTATCGGAGCTGGGTCTGCTCCGGGATTCTTCAGTGTGAAAGTAATCGGAAACATCAATATCGGGTATCTCTTTGCCTTGTCCCAGTTTTTCGTATCCTGGGGAATTGCCATGTACTATGCATCATGGGCAAACAAAGTTTCCGATCGACTCACCAAAGAACTGCTCGATGAGCTGAATCTCAAGTAG